One Falsihalocynthiibacter arcticus DNA segment encodes these proteins:
- a CDS encoding bifunctional cobalt-precorrin-7 (C(5))-methyltransferase/cobalt-precorrin-6B (C(15))-methyltransferase, with protein sequence MSAWLHIVGIGEDGLDGLTPATRAVVEAAQVIVGGDRHQALANVGSAKRVAWPSPFDALIGVLKAHKGQRVVVLATGDPLWYSVGARIGRSIDPTEITYHPQVGAFQLAAARMGWSMADLETLTVHGRPVEQMIAFIQPDQRLLILTTGAETPAQIARFLTARGFGRSRMVVLAAMGGENEQRFEGIAESWDHEVPPFNTLAVECVAAPNAALLPRVPGLADDLFEHDGTMTKQEVRAATLSKLMPMRGALLWDVGTGCGSVAVEWMRSARYARAIGIEPRADRRAMAAANALALGVPKLELVDGRVPQALVGLPAPDAVFIGGGLSRETFDVAWSALRPLGRLVANAVTLESEAILVALYKEFGGQLVKLSVHRVQTLGGQNSGHTGWKPLMPVTQLSLVKR encoded by the coding sequence ATGAGTGCTTGGCTTCATATCGTCGGAATTGGCGAAGACGGATTGGACGGGCTTACCCCTGCCACACGCGCGGTTGTTGAGGCGGCTCAAGTCATCGTCGGCGGCGATCGGCATCAAGCTTTGGCAAATGTTGGATCGGCAAAACGTGTGGCTTGGCCCTCGCCGTTTGACGCGTTGATCGGCGTTTTAAAGGCCCACAAGGGGCAGCGTGTTGTCGTTTTGGCGACGGGCGATCCGCTTTGGTATTCCGTTGGCGCGCGAATTGGGCGCTCAATCGATCCCACCGAAATTACCTATCACCCGCAAGTCGGCGCGTTTCAACTGGCGGCGGCGCGGATGGGCTGGAGCATGGCCGATTTAGAGACGCTTACGGTGCATGGTCGCCCCGTCGAGCAGATGATTGCGTTTATTCAGCCCGATCAACGCTTGTTGATCCTGACGACGGGCGCGGAAACTCCCGCACAAATCGCGCGGTTCCTAACGGCGCGTGGTTTTGGACGTAGCCGCATGGTTGTTTTGGCAGCGATGGGCGGCGAAAACGAGCAACGGTTCGAAGGGATTGCCGAGAGTTGGGACCATGAGGTTCCGCCTTTTAACACATTGGCAGTTGAATGTGTGGCGGCGCCCAATGCGGCCCTTCTTCCGCGCGTTCCCGGTCTTGCGGATGATTTGTTTGAGCACGACGGCACCATGACCAAGCAAGAAGTGCGTGCGGCGACATTATCCAAACTGATGCCAATGCGCGGGGCGTTGTTGTGGGATGTGGGAACTGGCTGTGGTTCCGTAGCCGTTGAGTGGATGCGGTCGGCGCGGTATGCGCGGGCTATCGGGATTGAGCCACGGGCGGATCGACGCGCGATGGCGGCGGCAAATGCGCTGGCGCTGGGCGTGCCAAAACTGGAATTGGTGGACGGGCGTGTACCCCAAGCACTCGTGGGCCTCCCCGCCCCAGATGCAGTGTTTATCGGCGGTGGTTTGAGCCGCGAAACCTTTGATGTTGCGTGGAGCGCGTTGCGTCCATTGGGGCGGTTGGTTGCCAATGCGGTGACGCTTGAGAGCGAGGCCATTCTCGTGGCGCTCTACAAGGAATTTGGCGGGCAGTTGGTAAAGCTTTCGGTGCACCGCGTTCAGACGCTTGGCGGCCAAAACTCGGGGCATACGGGCTGGAAGCCACTGATGCCCGTGACACAGCTGAGTTTGGTCAAACGATGA
- the cobI gene encoding precorrin-2 C(20)-methyltransferase, with translation MTGKLYGVGLGPGDPDLMTLRSVKLIAAAEVVAYPALAGGASFARSIAAEHIPATAHEIVMDVPMTVERGPAQAAYDAGAAKIAAQLEQGRDVVVLCEGDPFFYGSFMYLFARLSNRFECEVVPGVTSVTACAARARMPLAARNERVTILPGPLPEAELRLRIEGAESVAIMKVGRHLAKIRNVISDLGLLAQATYIERASLPQEVVVPLKDAPENAPYFSMILLTKGADPWL, from the coding sequence ATGACCGGAAAACTTTACGGTGTGGGGCTTGGTCCAGGCGACCCAGATCTGATGACATTGCGCTCGGTAAAACTTATCGCAGCAGCAGAGGTCGTGGCCTATCCTGCGCTTGCGGGGGGAGCGAGTTTCGCGCGTTCCATCGCGGCTGAACACATTCCTGCAACTGCGCACGAAATAGTCATGGATGTTCCGATGACAGTTGAGCGCGGCCCTGCCCAAGCTGCTTATGATGCGGGGGCGGCCAAAATTGCCGCACAGCTTGAGCAAGGGCGAGACGTCGTGGTTTTATGCGAAGGAGACCCGTTTTTCTATGGCTCTTTCATGTATCTTTTCGCTCGTCTTTCTAATCGTTTCGAATGTGAAGTCGTGCCGGGTGTGACCAGTGTGACGGCCTGTGCGGCGCGGGCAAGAATGCCTTTGGCGGCGCGTAATGAACGGGTTACGATTTTGCCCGGCCCTCTGCCCGAGGCCGAGTTGCGCCTGCGAATTGAAGGCGCGGAAAGCGTCGCAATTATGAAAGTCGGACGGCACCTTGCGAAAATTCGCAATGTGATCTCCGATTTGGGCCTGCTTGCCCAAGCCACCTATATCGAGCGGGCGAGCCTTCCTCAAGAAGTGGTCGTTCCGCTCAAGGATGCGCCCGAAAACGCACCCTATTTTTCAATGATTTTGCTGACGAAGGGAGCTGATCCATGGCTCTAA